ATCCCGACAGCCTTTCAAAAGCAGGATACCGGCATTGTTGACGAGCACATCGACCTTGCCGAATTCACCGATGGCGCTGTCGACAACGGCCTTCCACTCGCTTTCTTTAGTGACGTCCTGTTTGAGAAAGATGGCTTCGCCGCCCGCCTGCTTGATCGCTTTAACAACGGCCTTGCCTTCAACTTCCTTGATGTCTGTTACGACGACGTTTGCGCCTTCTCTTGCGAAAAGCAGGCTCGTCGCCTTGCCCATGCCCAATGCGCCGCCCGTAACAAGCGCGACTTTTCCAGAAAGGCGTCCCATGTGTGTTCCCTCCCCTGAAGGCTGTGTGTGCGTTTTTTTGCTGAGCGCGCCGATAGCCGATAAGGGTCGGGTGGTCTCCACAGGGAGTCAAGAGGCAAGCTCCGCCTGCTTTGGGAAACGGTGGCTATATCGCCCAATAAGGACGGGTTTTGATGTCAGACTCTTGATTTGCGGGGCTGTCGTGCCAATATGGGGGCAGCAAACGGATTTTAAGAGACGGAGGACGAGAAAAGGCATGGCTTGGCAGGAAGAACAGCGGATGCAGACCGGCGCTGCGATGGGTGTGATCGACGAAGGACTTCGGCGTCATATGCTTCGCGTCTACAATTATATGGCGGGCGGGCTGCTGCTGACCGGGGTGATCGCCTTTGCCGTTGCCAGCACCCCAGCCTTTTTTGACGCAATTTTCGGAACGCCGCTCATGTGGGTCGTCATGCTGGCGCCGCTCGGCTTCGTTCTCGCGCTCAGCTTCGGCATTCATCGTTTCCAGTACGGCACCGCCCAGATCCTGTTCTGGAGTTTTGCCGGTGTCATGGGCATGTCGCTGGCCTCGATCTTTGTCATTTATACCGGCGAGAGCATTGCGCGCGTCTTCTTCATCTCAGCCGGCACCTTTGCCGCCATGAGTCTCTATGGCTATACGACGAAGCGGGATTTGACCGGTCTCGGCTCCTTTCTGTTCATGGGGTTGATCGGCATTATCATTGCCTCGGTTGTAAACATGTTCGTCCAAAGCTCGATGATGAGTTTCATCATTTCGGTGATCGGGGTTCTGATCTTTGTTGGTCTGACCGCCTATGACACCCAGAAGATCAAGCGCGCGTACAACGAGGCCGATGCCAGCGAACTTGCCGGCAAGAAGGCGTTGATGGGGGCGCTCAGCCTCTATCTCGATTTCATCAACCTTTTCCTGATGATGCTGCGGCTCTTCGGCGATCGGCGTTAGAAAAACCCTCTGATTTCATGCTCTGGCCGTGGATGCGGCCAGAGATCGGGCGAAAACGGCAATGAAAACGAAGCCCAGGGCGGTCGTTCTGTTAAGCGGCGGCATCGATTCGGCGACAACGCTGGCGCTGGCGATCGCGGACGGTTTTGACGTCTATGCGCTTTCCCTTCGCTATGGCCAGCGCCATGGCCTTGAAATTGCGGCGGCGAAGAAAATTGCCGCCCGGCTTGGTGCGACGGCACATAAAATTCAGGAAATCGACCTGCGGCTGTTTGGCGGCTCGGCATTGACCGACGACATCGCTGTGCCGAAGGACCGGGACATGAAGAAAATGGCGGCGGAAATCCCGGTGACCTATGTGCCGGCGCGCAACACGATCTTCCTTTCCTTCGCCCTTGCCTGGGCGGAAGTTCTGGGTGCCAGGGCCATCTTTATCGGCGTCAATGCGCTGGATTACAGCGGCTATCCCGATTGCCGCCCCGAATTTATCGCGGCCTTTGAACGCATGGCGGCGCTGGCGACAAAGGCCGGGGTCGAGGGGGGCGCGGTTTCCATTCGCACGCCGCTGATTGATTGCACAAAGGCCGACATCGTGACCCAGGGCATGGCGCTTGGCATCGATTACGGGCTGACGCTCAGCTGCTACGACCCGGCCCCGGACAACCAGGGCGGCGTGGGGATCGCGTGTGGCCATTGCGATTCCTGTCATTTGCGCCGCAAGGGGTTTGGGGATGCCGGGATTGATGACCCGACGCGTTACGCAGATCCGGTCACGGCGGGATGACCTATGCGGTAAAAGAAATTTACGCGACCCTTCAGGGTGAAGGCGCGCAAATCGGTCGCGCCGCCGTTTTTCTGCGCTTTACCGGCTGCAATCTGTGGTCGGGTCTGGAAGCGGATCGGGCCACCGCCATCTGCCGATTTTGCGACACGGATTTTGTCGGCATGGACGGCGTTGGTGGCGGGCGTTTTTCGGATGCGGGCAGCCTTGCGCGCGCCGTGCGCGCCAAGTGGGACAAGGCCTGTGATGGCCGCTCGGAACCCCTTGTCGTTTGCACGGGCGGCGAGCCATTGCTGCAGCTCGATGCCGCCCTTGTGGCGGCGCTGCATGGGGAAGCATTCCGGATCGCCGTTGAGACAAACGGCACCCAGACACCGCCGGACGGCATCGACTGGCTTTGCGTCAGTCCGAAGGCCGGGGCATCTTTGAAAGTGACCCGGGGGGACGAATTGAAGCTGGTCTATCCCCAGGCAGGCATTGCGCCGGAAGCCTTTGAGCCGCTTGATTTCAAACATTTTTTTCTGCAGCCTCTGGACGCACCAGGGAAGGACCGGCACACCGCCGCCGCCAGGGATTATTGCCTGGCACACCCGAAATGGCGTTTAAGTCTGCAGGCGCACAAATTACTTGGCCTGCCATAGAGGACAACGATGGAAATCTACAAGACCTTTACCTTCGAAGCGGCCCATCATTTGCCGAACGTGCCCAAGGGCCATAAATGTGAACGCTTGCACGGCCATTCCTTTCGGGTTGAGCTTCGCATCGCCGGTGTACCGGGTGCCAAAACCGGCTGGGTTATGGATTTTTCCGAACTCGAAGCGGCCTTCGCACCCCTTCACGCGGTCCTCGACCACCATTACCTGAACGAGATTGATGGTCTTGAAAATCCGACCAGTGAAGTGATTGCGCGCTGGATCTGGGAGCGGTTAAAGCCGAAGCTTTCCGGTCTGGCCCAGGTGATTTTGCGTGAGACGTGCACGGCCGGGGCCGTCTATCGGGGGCCGGGGCCGTCTATCGGGGGGAACGACGGCAGCGTCTAGCCGCGCCCGCGATAGGGGGAAACGCCCGGTTCCGGCAGCCAGATTTCTTTCGGCGGTGGCCCGGATTGATAAAAAACATCGATTGGAATGCCGCCGCGCGGGAACCAATAGCCGGCGATGCGAAGCCATTTGGGCTTTGCCGCGTCTTCCAGTTTTTTGGCGATGGCCAGCGTGCAGGCTTCGTGAAAGCAGCCTTCGTTGCGGAAGGACGCCAGGTAAAGTTTCAGCGACTTGCTCTCGATCAGGCGTTTTGCCGGCACGTAATCGATGACGAAATGGGCAAAATCCGGCTGGCCGGTGATCGGGCAAAGGGTTGTAAATTCCGGGCAGGTGAAACGGACAAGACAGGCAGTGGTGGGGTTCGGATTGGGGAGGCTTTCCAGCCGCGCTTTCTCTGGGGACGCCGGGATGGCGGTCTTCTTGCCCAGCTGGGTGAGTGCGTTCGGGGTTTTTACCATATCGAGCCTTTTCATTTGTCTGCAAAACCATAGCACCCCATCGCGTTATTTTGGATAGGCCCAAAGACGCTTGAGGATGTCCGGCTATCGCCTTGATTGGGTTAACGGAATCTTGGCCATGAAATGATAGGAATAAACGCCTATGAATACCTGGGTGTTCTACGTCATGGCTCAGAGGCCCGGTTTTCCTTCGTCGTCGGGCTTAAGAAAGCGTTCGGCAAAGGCGTTGAGGCGGTTTTCTTGGATTGCCTCGCGAAGGTCGGCCATAACGCTCTGGTAATAATGCAGATTATGCGACGTCAACAGGATCGCTCCCAGAATTTCACCGGCCTTCGTCAGGTGGTGAAGATAGGCGCGCGAATAGCCTTGGCAGGTCGGGCAGTGGCAGGCCGGGTCAAGGGGGCTTGCGTCCTCGGCGTGGCAGGCATTGCGTATATTGACCTTGCCGGTGTGCGTGAAGGCCTGGCCGGTGCGCCCGGAACGGGTGGGCAGTACGCAATCGAATAGATCGACGCCGCTTGCCACGGCGGCCACTATATCTTCCGGCGTGCCGACGCCCATCAGGTAATGGGGTTTGTCCTTTGGCAGTTGCGGCACGGTGACGTTTAGAACTTCGGCGGTCTGTTTGCGTGCTTCGCCGACGGAAAGGCCACCGATGGCGTAGCCGTCGAACCCGATTTCCCCAAGCCGTTTGGCCGATGCAATCCGCAAATCGGGAAAGACACTTCCCTGGACGATTCCAAAAACGCCATAGCCGTCGCGTTTAACAAAGGCTGCTTTCGAGCGTTCCGCCCAGCGCATGGAAAGCTGCATCGATTTTTCGGCGTCTTCTGCCGTCGTCGGCCATGTCGTGCATTCGTCAAGCACCATCGAAATATCGGCATCGAGAAGGTGCTGGATTTCAATGGCGCGTTCCGGCGTAAGCTGCACGCGCGCGCCGTCAAGATGGGACTGAAAGCGGACGCCTTCCTCTTCGATCTTCCGCAGTTTGGCCAGCGACCATACCTGAAAACCGCCGGAATCCGTCAGGATCGGGCCGTCCCAGTTCATGAAGCGATGCAATCCGCCAAGCCGGGCAATCCGCTCGGCCCCCGGCCGCAACATCAGATGATAGGTGTTGCCAAGCAGGACTTCGGCGCCACTGGCGCGTACCATCTCCGGCGTCATGGCTTTGACGGTGGCCGCGGTGCCAACGGGCATGAAGGCGGGCGTGTGGATTTCGCCATGGGCGGTTTCGAGGATGCCACAGCGGCCCTTTCCCGATTCGGCCAGGATTTCAAACCGCATTATTTCGTCTCCGGCATCAGCAACGAACAATCTCCATAGGAAAAGAAGCGATATTTTTCAGCGATCGCATGCGCGTAGGCTTCCCCCATGCGGGTTCTGCCAGCAAAGGCGCAAACGAGCACAAAAAGGGTCGAGCGTGGAAGGTGAAAATTTGTGAGCAAAAGATCCGCCACCCGGAATTTATAGCCCGGCTTGATGAAAAGAGACGTTTCGCCCGTATAGGGGCGCAAGCTTCCATCCGGGGCGGCGGCCGATTCAAGAAGCCGCAGCGACGTCGTCCCCACCGGAATGATGCACCCGCCGCGCGCGCGCGTTTCGGCAATGGCATCAATGGTGGCCTGAGAAAGGGTGCCCCATTCGCTGTGGATTTGATGCTCGGCCAGATTGTCGGTGGTCACAGGCAGAAAGGTGCCAGCACCGACATGCAGCGTCAGGGTCGTCTTGCGCACGCCGCGCGCGGCCAGCGCAGCCAACAGGCGTTCGGTGTAATGCAGCCCGGCGGTTGGTGCCGCCACAGCACCGGGGATTTTAGCAAAGATCGTCTGATAATCTTCGCGGTCCTGGGCATCCGGCCCCTGGGTGCGGCGAAGGTACGGCGGCAGGGGCAGCCGTCCGATCCGCTCCAAAATGGCCATCAGTTCGGCGTCGCCATGGCTCAGTTGCAGGCAAATCTCGCCGCCCTCGCGTTTTTCTATGATCGTTGCGGAAAGACCTTCGGCAAAGTCTAGCCGGTCGCCGGCCTTTAATTTCCGCGCTGGTTTGGCAAAGGCCAGCCAACGGTCGGGCGCCAGCGCTTTGTGGAGCGTCACCTCTACTTTGCCGGTTTTCCGCTGGCCGAAAAGCCGCGTCGGGATGACCCGGGTGTCGTTGAAAACAAGAAGATCGCCCGGTTCGAGAAGGTCGGGCAAATCCATCATCGTGCAATCGCGCTTCGGCTCGCCAACGACAAGCAGGCGTGCGTGATCGCGGGGCGAGATCGGTCGTTCGGCTATTCGCTCGCGCGGCAGGTCAAAATCGTAATGGTCCAGGCGGTCGGTTTCTTTCAAAGGTCCCACTCCATACGCACGTTCGCGTCCGTTTCACCGGCCGCGTGGCGTGCGCGGGCTTCGGCAAAGCGTTTCGCGTCCAAAAGCCTGCCAAGGGCCCAGACGGCCATGCCGCGCGCGAGAGGCTCGGCGTTGGCAAGGTGGCGTTCGACGGCGGGGATGCTTTTGGCATCACCGGAATTTCCAAGGGCGATCAAAACGTTGCGCAAAAAGCGCACCCATCCGCCGCGTTTGATTGGCGTCCCGGAAAAGTGCTGACGGAAGGCGGCCTCGTCCAGAGCCGCCAATTCGACAAGCTTTGGTGCCATCAGATCGGTCCGGGGCAGAAAGGCCAGTGTTTTTGTCTGGCGGGCGAATTTGTTCCACGGGCAAACGGCCAGGCAATCGTCGCAGCCGTAAATCCGATTTCCCATCGCTTCGCGGAATTCGTGCGGGATGATGCCTTTGTGTTCAATCGTCAGATAGGAAATGCAGCGTCGCGCGTCCAGTTCATAGGGCCTTGGAAAGGCATTTGTCGGGCAGGCGGTCAGGCAGGCCTGGCAGGTGCCGCAAGAGTCGCGTTCCGGCATCGCTTGTGGAAAGGACAGGGTGGTCAGGATTTCACCCAGGAAAAGCCAGGAACCGAATTGTTTTGAAACAAGGTTGCTGTGTTTTCCCTGCCAGCCGAGGCCGCCTTTTTCGGCCAGGGGTTTTTCCATCACCGGCGCCGTATCGACAAAGACTTTGACCTCGCAATCGAAATTGGTTGCGAGCCACCCGGCCAGCTGTTTCAGCTGCTTCTTGATGAATTTGTGGTAATCCGCGCCCCGGGCATAGACGCTGATATTGCCAATGTCGCCGTGGGCAAGATTGGCAAGCGGGGCGTCGGCGGGCGCATAATTCATGCCCAGAACAATGACGCCGCGCGCGTCGCGCCAAAGGGCCGTTGGATTGGCGCGGCGTTCCGGCTCGCGGGCCAGCCACGCCATGTCGCCGTGATGCCCTTTTTCAAGAAAATGCCGGAGGTTGCGACTGCGTACGGGTTCCGTGGTGGCCTCAAGAAACCCCACCGCGTCAAAGCCAAGGGCGCGCGCCTTTTCTTCAATTTCTGTGGTGATGGTGGCGGCTGGTTGCCCGCCTGGCCCGTCGCTTTTTGCCATGGCAGCCTCTATTGGCGAAGCTCGGCCCCGGTTGCCTTCTTCACGGCGGTGACAATCTTTTCGGCGATGGCGGCGATCTCTTCATCCGTCAACGTCTTGTCCCGGGGTTGCAGGCGGACGGAAATGGCCAGCGATTTGCTTCCCTCTGCGACGCCTTTTCCCTGATACACGTCAAAGACTGTCGCCTCGGCAATCCATTGCGGTGCCGCCTTTTTCACGGCGCGCAGCACCGTACCTGCGGCAACGCTTTCCTTGACGACAAAGGCGAAGTCGCGTTCGACCGCCTGAAAGGGCGAGGCGTTCAGGGCCGACCGGCGCGCAGTGGCGGCGGCTTTTGGCATGGGCACGCGATCCAGAAAAACTTCAAAGCCGACGATGGGGCCTTGCACGTCCAGCTGTTCAAGCACGGCCGGGTGGATTTCGCCGAACGTGGCGAGAATGTTTTTTGGACCCAGACGCAACGTGCCCACCCGGCCCGGGTGATACCAGGGTGGTCCTTCACAGAGCGTTTCCAAGCCCTCAATTTTTACCCCGGCGGTGGCCAGGGCTGCCAGCGCGTCGGCCTTGGCGTCGAAGGCATCGATTTTGCGTGCGGTCTGACCCCAGTGGCGCGGCCCCGTCTGGCCGGTCCGAATACCAGACGCCATCAGGGACTGGTCGGCGGCTTCCAGCCCGGCATATTGGGCACCGATTTCAAACAAAGCGAGATCGGCCATGCCGCGGTCGGCGTTGCGTCCCGCCGCCAGGATTAGATTGGGAAGGATCGATGGCCGCAAACGGTCCAGCTCGGCACTGATCGGATTTTCAAGGGCAAGGGCCTCCTTGCCACCAAAGGCGTCCG
The window above is part of the Rhodospirillaceae bacterium genome. Proteins encoded here:
- the queD gene encoding 6-carboxytetrahydropterin synthase QueD; protein product: MEIYKTFTFEAAHHLPNVPKGHKCERLHGHSFRVELRIAGVPGAKTGWVMDFSELEAAFAPLHAVLDHHYLNEIDGLENPTSEVIARWIWERLKPKLSGLAQVILRETCTAGAVYRGPGPSIGGNDGSV
- a CDS encoding tRNA guanosine(34) transglycosylase Tgt — translated: MRFEILAESGKGRCGILETAHGEIHTPAFMPVGTAATVKAMTPEMVRASGAEVLLGNTYHLMLRPGAERIARLGGLHRFMNWDGPILTDSGGFQVWSLAKLRKIEEEGVRFQSHLDGARVQLTPERAIEIQHLLDADISMVLDECTTWPTTAEDAEKSMQLSMRWAERSKAAFVKRDGYGVFGIVQGSVFPDLRIASAKRLGEIGFDGYAIGGLSVGEARKQTAEVLNVTVPQLPKDKPHYLMGVGTPEDIVAAVASGVDLFDCVLPTRSGRTGQAFTHTGKVNIRNACHAEDASPLDPACHCPTCQGYSRAYLHHLTKAGEILGAILLTSHNLHYYQSVMADLREAIQENRLNAFAERFLKPDDEGKPGL
- the queG gene encoding tRNA epoxyqueuosine(34) reductase QueG — encoded protein: MAKSDGPGGQPAATITTEIEEKARALGFDAVGFLEATTEPVRSRNLRHFLEKGHHGDMAWLAREPERRANPTALWRDARGVIVLGMNYAPADAPLANLAHGDIGNISVYARGADYHKFIKKQLKQLAGWLATNFDCEVKVFVDTAPVMEKPLAEKGGLGWQGKHSNLVSKQFGSWLFLGEILTTLSFPQAMPERDSCGTCQACLTACPTNAFPRPYELDARRCISYLTIEHKGIIPHEFREAMGNRIYGCDDCLAVCPWNKFARQTKTLAFLPRTDLMAPKLVELAALDEAAFRQHFSGTPIKRGGWVRFLRNVLIALGNSGDAKSIPAVERHLANAEPLARGMAVWALGRLLDAKRFAEARARHAAGETDANVRMEWDL
- the queC gene encoding 7-cyano-7-deazaguanine synthase QueC, translated to MKTKPRAVVLLSGGIDSATTLALAIADGFDVYALSLRYGQRHGLEIAAAKKIAARLGATAHKIQEIDLRLFGGSALTDDIAVPKDRDMKKMAAEIPVTYVPARNTIFLSFALAWAEVLGARAIFIGVNALDYSGYPDCRPEFIAAFERMAALATKAGVEGGAVSIRTPLIDCTKADIVTQGMALGIDYGLTLSCYDPAPDNQGGVGIACGHCDSCHLRRKGFGDAGIDDPTRYADPVTAG
- a CDS encoding tRNA preQ1(34) S-adenosylmethionine ribosyltransferase-isomerase QueA, which codes for MDHYDFDLPRERIAERPISPRDHARLLVVGEPKRDCTMMDLPDLLEPGDLLVFNDTRVIPTRLFGQRKTGKVEVTLHKALAPDRWLAFAKPARKLKAGDRLDFAEGLSATIIEKREGGEICLQLSHGDAELMAILERIGRLPLPPYLRRTQGPDAQDREDYQTIFAKIPGAVAAPTAGLHYTERLLAALAARGVRKTTLTLHVGAGTFLPVTTDNLAEHQIHSEWGTLSQATIDAIAETRARGGCIIPVGTTSLRLLESAAAPDGSLRPYTGETSLFIKPGYKFRVADLLLTNFHLPRSTLFVLVCAFAGRTRMGEAYAHAIAEKYRFFSYGDCSLLMPETK
- the queE gene encoding 7-carboxy-7-deazaguanine synthase, translating into MTYAVKEIYATLQGEGAQIGRAAVFLRFTGCNLWSGLEADRATAICRFCDTDFVGMDGVGGGRFSDAGSLARAVRAKWDKACDGRSEPLVVCTGGEPLLQLDAALVAALHGEAFRIAVETNGTQTPPDGIDWLCVSPKAGASLKVTRGDELKLVYPQAGIAPEAFEPLDFKHFFLQPLDAPGKDRHTAAARDYCLAHPKWRLSLQAHKLLGLP
- a CDS encoding NADPH-dependent 7-cyano-7-deazaguanine reductase QueF (NADPH-dependent; catalyzes the reduction of 7-cyano-7-deazaguanine to 7-aminomethyl-7-deazaguanine in queuosine biosynthesis), with protein sequence MVKTPNALTQLGKKTAIPASPEKARLESLPNPNPTTACLVRFTCPEFTTLCPITGQPDFAHFVIDYVPAKRLIESKSLKLYLASFRNEGCFHEACTLAIAKKLEDAAKPKWLRIAGYWFPRGGIPIDVFYQSGPPPKEIWLPEPGVSPYRGRG